The nucleotide sequence GTCGCGGCGCCGAAGCCGACATTGACGAGCAGCGACCCGCCGCGACCGGGCTCCGGCTCCAGCTCGGCGACCAGGTCGGCGAAGGGCACCTCGTGCCCCAGCGCAGCTTCTCGCGCCTCACGGACGCGCGCGACGACGTCGGCAAATCCGGGCGAGCCGCCCAGATCCACCCGCAGCGGCACCAGCGAGCCGATCCCGAGCAGGACGTCGGCCGTTCCCGCGTAGCGGGACAACAGCACCGTGAACGCCGCGAGGAGCGTCAGCTCGTCGGCCTCGGGCACGGGCCGGGCGAGCGTCGCCGGGGCGGCGGGCGCCGCCGGATAGGGCCGGTCGACCGGCAGCGGCAGCTCCTTCGGCGCCGAAGCGAGGCGGTCGCGCCAGAAACCGAGCCTCGACACCTGCTGCTGCACAGCGTCACCGTTGCTCACCGGTAGACCAGCCTCCCGCTGCTCACGGCGCCCCGACCGGGACGCGAAGTTAGGTGACCCTAACAAACGGATGGTGGGGATGCACTCCTGTACCATCGGTTAGCCTTACCTAAATCAGTACCAGTCGGAGGTGCGGTGCGAACAGACCCCGGAGGGATCGCTCTCGAGCGACGCCCGCCACACACGGGCCGCGCGCTCGGTCTGCTGGCCGCTCTCGGCGTCCTGGTTTTCCTCGGCCTGCTGAGTGTCTGGCTGGGCTCCAAGGAGATTGCGTTCGGCGCCGTCTGGCAGGTCCTGTGGCACGACGACGGCTCCGCCGACGCCGTGATCATCCACAGTGTCCGGATCCCGCGGACCCTCCTGGCGGTGCTGGTCGGCGCCGCGCTCGGCCTGGCCGGCACGCTCATGCAGGCGCTGACCCGCAACCCCCTGGCCGACCCGGGACTGCTCGGCGTCAGCGCCGGGGCCGCGTTCGCCATCGTCTTCTCCATCACCGTGCTCGGCGTGAGCTCCCTCTACGGCTACATCTGGTTCGCCTTCGCCGGCGCGCTCGCCGCGACCACGGTCGTCTACTTCCTCGGCACCCGGGGCCGCAGCGGCTCGAGCCCGGTCAAGCTCGCCCTCGCCGGAGCCGCCGTCACGGCCCTGCTCGGCTCGTTCACCAGCGCGATGGTGCTCTCGGACCCGGTGGCGCTCAACCGGTTCCGGTTCTGGTCGGCCGGTTCGCTCGCCGGTGTCGACAGCGGATCGCTGCTGCGGGTCCTGCCGTTCCTGCTCGTCGGCGTGGTGCTGGCGATCGCGAGCGGACCCGCGTTGAACAGCCTCGCGCTCGGCGACGACGTCGCGGTCGCGCTCGGGCGGCGGCTGGGCCCGCTGCGGCTGCGCGGCGCGCTGGCCATCACGCTCCTGACCGGCGCTTCCGTCGCGGTCGCCGGCCCGATCGTGTTCCTCGGCCTGATCGTCCCGCACGCCGTGCGGTTCGTCATCGGCCCGGACCACCGGTGGCTGCTGCCCTACACCGCGGTGCTCGCGCCCTGCCTGCTGCTCGCCGCGGACATCCTCGGCCGGATCATGGCGCGGCCCGGCGAGGTCCGCGCCGGCGTGATCGTCGCCTTCCTCGGCGCACCTTTCTTCATCTACCTGGTCCGCCGCCGCAAGCTGGTGGAAGCCTGATGAGCCTGCTGCACGTGCGGCGCGACCGCGTGACCTTCCGCCTCGCGAAACCCGCGGTGTCCGGTCAGATCCGGCTCCGGCTGGTGGCCGTCTCGCTCGTGCTCGCCGTGCTGGCGTTCGCGTTGTTTTGCGTGGGCATGACGATCGGCGACGTCCCGCTCAGCATGTCCGACGTCCTGTCCGCGGTGTTCGGCGGCGGCGACAGCGGCACCGGCTACATCGTGCAGGAGCTGCGGCTGCCGCGGGCGCTGACCGGGCTGCTGGCCGGGCTCGCGTTCGGCGCGTCCGGCGCGGTGTTCCAGACCATCACGCGCAACCCGCTGGCCGGCCCGGACCTGATCGGCATCAACGCGGGCGCGGCCACCGCCGTCGTCGCCGGGATCTCCTTCGGCTTCGGCGGCGGCCTCGGCACCACCACGCTCGGCCTGCTGGGCGGGCTGCTGACCGGCCTGCTCGTGTACGTCCTGGCGTGGCGGCGCGGCACCACCGGCTACCGGATCATCCTGGTGGGCATCGGCATCTTCGCGATGTGCACCAGCCTGACCGACTACCTGCTCAGCCGCGCGCAGATCACCGAAGCCCAGGCGTCGATCGGCTGGCTGGTCGGCAACCTCGCCAACCGCGGCTGGGAGCACGTCGTCCCGCTGGCCGGCGCGCTGGCGGTGCTGCTGCCGCTCGTGCTGGCCCTGTCGCGGTGGATGCGCACGCTGCAGCTCGGCGACGACGTGGCGGCCGGGCTCGGCACGCCGGTGCAGCCGGTCCGGCTGGGGCTGCTGCTGGCCGGCGCCGGGCTGGTGGCCTTCGCGACGGCGTCCGCCGGCCCGATCTCGTTCGTCGCGCTGACCGCGCCGCAGATCGCGCAACGCCTGGCGCGCCGGCCATCCCCGCCGCTCATCGCGTCCGCGCTCACCGGCGCGGTGGTGGTGCTGGGCAGCGACCTCCTGGCCCGCACCCTCACCGCGTCCCCGCTGCCGGTCGGCATAGTGACCGGCGCGCTCGGCGCCCCGCTGCTGCTCTGGCTGCTGGCCAGGGCCAACCGATCCGGCTCCGGAGGCTGAGAAGATGACACCGTCCCTGCGCGTGCGGGACCTGCGCGTCGCCTACGACGACCGGGTCGTCATCGACGGCCTCGACCTCGACATCCCGGCCGGCAAGATCACCGCGATCGTCGGGCCGAACGCGTGCGGCAAGTCGACGCTGCTGCGCACGCTGGCCCGGCTGCTGACGCCGAAGTCCGGCGGGGTGTACCTGGACGGCCGTTCGATCCACGACCTGCCGACCCGCCAGGTCGCCCAGCGGCTCGGCATCCTGCCGCAGTCCCCGGTGGCCCCCGAGGGCATGACGGTGGCCGACCTCGTCGGCCGCGGCCGCGCTCCGCACCAGCGCTGGTGGCGCCAATGGTCCACATCGGACGAAGGCGCGATCCGCGCGGCCCTGGACGCCACCTCGCTGCTGGACCTCGCCGACCGCCCGGTGGACGAGCTGTCCGGCGGCCAGCGCCAGCGCGCGTGGATCGCGATGGCGATCGCGCAGGGCACGCCGGTGCTGCTGCTCGACGAGCCGACGACGTACCTGGACCTGGCCCACCAGATCGACGTGCTGGACCTGGTCGTCGACCTCAACCGCGCCGAGGGCCGCACCGTGGTGATGGTGCTGCACGACCTCCCCCAGGCGTGCCGGTACGCCGACCACGTGATCGCGATGAAGGCGGGCCGCGTGGTGGCTTCCGGCGAGCCGGCGTCGGTGATCACCGAGAGCCTGGTCGAGGAGGTCTTCGACGTCCGCTGCCAGGTCACCCCGGACCCGGTGAGCGGGACGCCGATGGTCATCCCGATCAGCCGGCACCACCCGGCCCCGGTGCACTAGCGCTATCCTGGGTGCCGGCCGTCCTCACCGTCTCGGAGGACCGATCCGGCCGAATCCCCCACCAAGGAAGCTGACTGCCGTGTACGCGCTGCCCGAAAAGACCACCGGCCCCGAACGCGAGCTGCTGGAGGCGATGCTCGACCGCGGCCGCCTCGCGCTCGTCGAGAACGCGCGCGGCCTGTCGGAAGCGGACGCCCGGCGCCGGCTGGTGCCGTCCCTGACCACGCCGATCGCCCTGGTGAAACACGCCGCCGTCGCCGAGCGCCGCTGGTTCCAGTGGCTGATCGCCGGGCTCGACGAGGCCGAGATCGACGGGCCTTCGACCCCCGGGGACCCCAGTTTCGTGGTCACCGAAGAAGAAACGGTCGACGACGTGATCGCCGAGTACGAACGGACCAGCGCGCGCTCACGCGAGATCGCGGCGGGTTTCTCGCTCGACGACCGCTGGACGCACCCGGTCGTCGGCGAGGTCACCCTCCGCTTCGTCTACCTGTTCCTGATCGAGGAGCTCGCCCGCCACACCGGCCACGGCGACATCCTCCGGGAGCAGCTCACCGCGCGCTGACCGCGAACTCCCCGGCCGGCTCCGCGACCACCCGGCGGTCCACGAC is from Amycolatopsis mediterranei and encodes:
- a CDS encoding FecCD family ABC transporter permease — encoded protein: MRTDPGGIALERRPPHTGRALGLLAALGVLVFLGLLSVWLGSKEIAFGAVWQVLWHDDGSADAVIIHSVRIPRTLLAVLVGAALGLAGTLMQALTRNPLADPGLLGVSAGAAFAIVFSITVLGVSSLYGYIWFAFAGALAATTVVYFLGTRGRSGSSPVKLALAGAAVTALLGSFTSAMVLSDPVALNRFRFWSAGSLAGVDSGSLLRVLPFLLVGVVLAIASGPALNSLALGDDVAVALGRRLGPLRLRGALAITLLTGASVAVAGPIVFLGLIVPHAVRFVIGPDHRWLLPYTAVLAPCLLLAADILGRIMARPGEVRAGVIVAFLGAPFFIYLVRRRKLVEA
- a CDS encoding FecCD family ABC transporter permease; protein product: MSLLHVRRDRVTFRLAKPAVSGQIRLRLVAVSLVLAVLAFALFCVGMTIGDVPLSMSDVLSAVFGGGDSGTGYIVQELRLPRALTGLLAGLAFGASGAVFQTITRNPLAGPDLIGINAGAATAVVAGISFGFGGGLGTTTLGLLGGLLTGLLVYVLAWRRGTTGYRIILVGIGIFAMCTSLTDYLLSRAQITEAQASIGWLVGNLANRGWEHVVPLAGALAVLLPLVLALSRWMRTLQLGDDVAAGLGTPVQPVRLGLLLAGAGLVAFATASAGPISFVALTAPQIAQRLARRPSPPLIASALTGAVVVLGSDLLARTLTASPLPVGIVTGALGAPLLLWLLARANRSGSGG
- a CDS encoding ABC transporter ATP-binding protein, producing MTPSLRVRDLRVAYDDRVVIDGLDLDIPAGKITAIVGPNACGKSTLLRTLARLLTPKSGGVYLDGRSIHDLPTRQVAQRLGILPQSPVAPEGMTVADLVGRGRAPHQRWWRQWSTSDEGAIRAALDATSLLDLADRPVDELSGGQRQRAWIAMAIAQGTPVLLLDEPTTYLDLAHQIDVLDLVVDLNRAEGRTVVMVLHDLPQACRYADHVIAMKAGRVVASGEPASVITESLVEEVFDVRCQVTPDPVSGTPMVIPISRHHPAPVH
- a CDS encoding DinB family protein, which encodes MYALPEKTTGPERELLEAMLDRGRLALVENARGLSEADARRRLVPSLTTPIALVKHAAVAERRWFQWLIAGLDEAEIDGPSTPGDPSFVVTEEETVDDVIAEYERTSARSREIAAGFSLDDRWTHPVVGEVTLRFVYLFLIEELARHTGHGDILREQLTAR